One Elusimicrobiota bacterium genomic region harbors:
- the hxsA4 gene encoding His-Xaa-Ser repeat protein HxsA4, whose amino-acid sequence MIPKIKKDVSRFLTSEEGKILKKDVVKAAAILGIVGAAMMRAEDLLAQTDHTNALHNSGNAAPNHISHSSHASHSSHGSHGSHGSHGSHGSHGSHGSHGSHGSHGSHGSHGSHGSHGSHGSHGSHASHGSHGSHGSHGSHGSHGSHGSHGSHGSHGSHGSHGSW is encoded by the coding sequence ATGATTCCCAAGATCAAAAAGGACGTCTCCAGGTTCTTGACCAGCGAAGAAGGCAAGATACTCAAGAAGGACGTGGTCAAGGCCGCGGCGATCCTCGGCATCGTGGGCGCGGCCATGATGAGGGCGGAAGACCTTCTGGCGCAGACGGACCACACCAATGCCCTGCATAATTCCGGCAACGCCGCCCCCAACCACATCAGCCACAGCTCGCATGCCAGCCATTCTTCCCACGGCTCGCACGGCAGCCACGGCTCGCACGGCAGCCACGGCTCGCACGGCAGCCACGGTTCGCATGGCAGCCACGGCTCGCATGGCAGCCACGGCAGCCACGGCAGCCACGGCAGCCACGGCTCGCATGGCAGCCACGGCTCCCACGCCTCGCACGGCAGTCACGGCAGCCACGGCAGTCACGGCAGCCACGGCAGTCACGGCAGCCACGGCAGTCACGGCAGCCACGGCAGTCACGGCT